The following are from one region of the Methyloversatilis discipulorum genome:
- a CDS encoding formate dehydrogenase subunit delta gives MDIHNLVKMANQIGQFFHSYPDHDEAVREVAAHIRRFWEPRMRRAIIDHVNRGGDTGLLPLVSEALQHMQAQEISTT, from the coding sequence ATGGACATCCACAACCTCGTCAAGATGGCCAACCAGATCGGCCAGTTCTTCCACAGCTACCCCGACCACGACGAAGCGGTGCGCGAAGTCGCCGCCCACATACGGCGCTTCTGGGAACCCCGCATGCGTCGTGCGATCATCGATCACGTGAACCGCGGCGGCGACACCGGCCTGCTGCCGCTGGTCAGCGAAGCACTGCAGCACATGCAGGCGCAGGAAATCTCCACCACCTGA
- the modA gene encoding molybdate ABC transporter substrate-binding protein, translating to MKLTRLLPTRLLSALALSLVAGAVHADTLVVFAAASLTNALQDIGKTFQTHSGHTVKFSFAASSALARQIEAGAQAQVFLSADEQWMDYLAERKLLAAGTRTDLLGNSLVLVTPIDSKASVTLKPGFDLAALLGDGRLATGDPAHVPVGKYAKDALTKLGAWQAAEPRLVRADSVRAALVLVERGEVPAGIVYATDAAVSPKVRVAGVFPADTHAPITYPAAIVAGQDTPAARAFMQWLRGNDSTAVFTRYGFSIK from the coding sequence ATGAAACTCACCCGTCTGCTGCCCACCCGCCTCTTGTCCGCGCTCGCGCTGAGCCTCGTCGCCGGCGCCGTCCATGCGGACACCCTTGTCGTGTTCGCTGCCGCCAGCCTGACCAATGCACTGCAGGACATCGGCAAGACCTTCCAGACGCACTCCGGCCATACCGTGAAGTTCTCCTTCGCAGCGTCCTCAGCGCTGGCGCGGCAGATCGAAGCGGGCGCCCAGGCACAGGTCTTCCTGTCGGCCGACGAGCAGTGGATGGACTATCTCGCCGAGCGCAAGCTGCTCGCCGCGGGCACGCGCACCGACCTGCTCGGCAACAGCCTGGTGCTGGTGACACCGATCGACAGCAAAGCGTCGGTCACGCTGAAACCCGGCTTCGATCTTGCCGCGCTGCTCGGCGACGGTCGCCTGGCCACCGGCGATCCCGCCCACGTGCCGGTCGGCAAGTACGCCAAGGACGCACTGACCAAGCTCGGCGCATGGCAGGCCGCGGAGCCCAGACTGGTGCGCGCGGATTCGGTGCGCGCGGCGCTGGTGCTGGTGGAACGCGGCGAGGTGCCCGCAGGCATCGTCTACGCCACGGACGCCGCGGTGTCGCCCAAGGTGCGCGTCGCCGGCGTGTTTCCCGCTGACACGCACGCGCCGATCACCTATCCTGCTGCCATCGTCGCCGGGCAAGACACGCCGGCCGCGCGCGCGTTCATGCAGTGGCTGCGCGGCAACGACTCGACGGCGGTATTCACGCGGTACGGCTTCAGCATCAAATAG
- the fdhF gene encoding formate dehydrogenase subunit alpha, with protein MSLPRETDYGTPARESEKEVTLSIDGIEVTVPAGTSVMRAAQECGNSIPKLCATDSLEPFGSCRLCLVEIEGLRGYPASCTTIAESGMQVRTQTPKLADIRRGVMELYISDHPLDCLTCSANGNCELQDMTGVVGLREVRYGMKGKNHFDLLSALTKEKDESNPYFSYDPSKCIVCNRCVRACEETQGTFALTISGRGFDSRVSPGESQPFMESECVSCGACVQACPTATLMEKGVIEHGQAEKKVTTTCAYCGVGCSFDAEVKGTTVVRMVPSKDGGANHGHSCVKGRFAFGYATHADRITTPMIRKSIEDAWQPVSWDEAISYAASEFKRIQAKHGRESVGGITSSRCTNEETYLVQKLVRAAFGNNNVDTCARVCHSPTGYGLKQTLGESAGTQTFDSVMKADVIMVMGANPTDGHPVFGSQMKRRLREGAKLIVVDPRSIDLVRSPHIKAEQHLKLKPGSNVALITSMAHVVVTEGLVKEDFVRERCEWHSFEQWRDFVAKPENSPEAMEQHTGVPAADVRAAARLFATGGNAAIYYGLGVTEHSQGSTTVIGIANLAMATGNIGREGVGVNPLRGQNNVQGSCDMGSFPHELPGYRHVSDAATRALFKDAWGVEPQPEPGLRIPNMFEAAMDGTFLGLYCEGEDIVQSDPNTQHVEAALRAMECVVVQDLFLNETAKFAHVFLPGSSFLEKNGTFTNAERRISRVRKVMPPLAGKEDWEVTCMLSNALGYPMDYSHPSEIMDEIARLTPTFHGVSYERLDELGSIQWPCNEQAPEGTPIMHIDQFVRGKGRFMLTEYVPTEERTSKRFPLILTTGRILSQYNVGAQTRRTPNSMWHDEDRLEIHPADAETRGIDEGDWVGITSRAGETVLRARVSERMQPGVVYTTFHFPESGANVITTDNSDWATNCPEYKVTAVEVTRVSQPSEWQQRYRDFSQQQIGLLPKKREKV; from the coding sequence ATGTCATTACCCAGAGAAACCGATTACGGCACACCCGCGCGCGAATCGGAAAAGGAAGTCACGCTGTCGATCGACGGCATCGAAGTCACGGTGCCGGCCGGCACCTCGGTCATGCGCGCCGCGCAGGAATGCGGCAACAGTATTCCGAAGCTCTGCGCGACCGACAGCCTGGAGCCTTTCGGCTCCTGTCGCCTGTGCCTGGTCGAGATCGAAGGGCTCCGCGGCTATCCGGCCTCCTGCACGACGATTGCCGAATCCGGCATGCAGGTGCGCACCCAGACGCCCAAGCTGGCGGACATCCGCCGCGGCGTGATGGAGCTCTACATTTCCGACCACCCGCTGGACTGCCTCACCTGCTCGGCCAACGGCAACTGCGAACTGCAGGACATGACCGGCGTGGTCGGCCTGCGCGAAGTGCGCTACGGCATGAAGGGCAAGAATCACTTCGACCTGCTGTCGGCGCTGACCAAGGAAAAGGACGAATCCAATCCCTACTTCAGCTACGACCCGTCCAAGTGCATCGTCTGCAACCGCTGCGTGCGCGCCTGCGAGGAAACGCAGGGCACGTTCGCGCTGACCATTTCCGGCCGCGGCTTCGATTCGCGCGTCAGCCCGGGCGAAAGCCAGCCCTTCATGGAATCGGAATGCGTGTCCTGCGGCGCCTGCGTGCAGGCCTGCCCGACCGCGACGCTGATGGAAAAGGGGGTTATCGAGCATGGGCAGGCGGAGAAGAAGGTCACCACCACCTGCGCCTACTGCGGCGTCGGCTGCTCCTTCGACGCCGAAGTGAAGGGCACGACTGTGGTACGCATGGTGCCGAGCAAGGACGGCGGCGCCAATCACGGCCACTCCTGCGTCAAGGGCCGCTTCGCCTTCGGCTACGCCACGCACGCCGACCGCATCACCACGCCGATGATACGCAAGAGCATTGAGGACGCCTGGCAACCCGTCAGCTGGGACGAGGCGATCAGTTACGCGGCCTCCGAGTTCAAGCGCATCCAGGCGAAGCACGGCCGTGAATCGGTCGGCGGCATCACGTCCAGCCGCTGCACCAACGAGGAAACCTACCTCGTACAGAAGCTGGTGCGCGCCGCTTTCGGCAACAACAACGTCGACACCTGCGCCCGCGTCTGCCATTCGCCCACCGGTTACGGCCTGAAGCAGACGCTGGGCGAATCGGCCGGCACCCAGACCTTCGATTCGGTCATGAAGGCCGACGTCATCATGGTGATGGGCGCCAACCCGACCGACGGTCACCCGGTGTTCGGCTCGCAGATGAAGCGCCGCCTGCGCGAAGGCGCGAAACTCATCGTGGTCGACCCGCGCAGCATCGACCTCGTGCGCTCGCCGCACATCAAGGCGGAACAGCACCTGAAGCTGAAGCCGGGCAGCAACGTCGCACTGATCACGTCGATGGCGCACGTGGTGGTGACCGAAGGCCTGGTCAAGGAAGACTTCGTCCGCGAGCGCTGCGAATGGCATTCGTTCGAACAGTGGCGCGATTTCGTCGCCAAGCCGGAGAACTCGCCGGAAGCGATGGAACAGCACACCGGCGTACCGGCGGCCGACGTACGCGCTGCCGCCCGCCTGTTCGCCACCGGCGGCAACGCAGCGATCTATTACGGTCTCGGCGTGACCGAGCACAGCCAGGGCTCGACCACCGTCATCGGCATCGCCAACCTGGCGATGGCCACCGGCAATATCGGTCGTGAAGGCGTGGGCGTGAATCCGCTGCGCGGCCAGAACAACGTGCAGGGCTCCTGTGACATGGGCAGCTTCCCGCACGAACTACCGGGCTACCGCCACGTGTCCGACGCGGCCACGCGCGCGCTGTTCAAGGACGCCTGGGGCGTGGAACCACAACCGGAACCGGGCCTGCGCATTCCGAACATGTTCGAGGCGGCGATGGACGGCACCTTCCTCGGCCTGTACTGCGAAGGCGAGGACATCGTGCAGTCCGACCCGAACACGCAGCACGTCGAAGCCGCGCTGCGTGCGATGGAATGCGTGGTGGTACAGGACCTGTTCCTGAACGAAACCGCGAAGTTCGCCCATGTCTTCCTGCCGGGCTCCAGCTTCCTTGAAAAGAACGGCACCTTCACCAATGCCGAGCGCCGCATCTCGCGCGTGCGCAAGGTGATGCCGCCGCTGGCCGGCAAGGAGGACTGGGAAGTCACCTGCATGCTGTCGAACGCACTCGGCTATCCGATGGACTACAGCCACCCGTCCGAAATCATGGACGAGATCGCGCGGCTCACGCCCACCTTCCACGGCGTCAGCTACGAACGGCTGGACGAGCTGGGCAGCATCCAGTGGCCGTGCAACGAACAGGCACCGGAAGGCACACCCATCATGCACATCGACCAGTTCGTGCGCGGCAAGGGACGTTTCATGCTGACGGAGTACGTGCCCACCGAGGAGCGCACGTCGAAGCGCTTCCCGCTGATACTGACCACCGGCCGCATCCTGTCGCAGTACAACGTGGGCGCACAGACCCGCCGCACGCCGAATTCGATGTGGCACGACGAGGACCGCCTGGAAATCCATCCGGCCGATGCCGAAACGCGCGGCATCGACGAGGGCGACTGGGTGGGCATCACTTCGCGCGCCGGCGAGACGGTGCTGCGCGCGCGGGTGTCCGAGCGCATGCAGCCTGGCGTCGTGTACACCACCTTCCACTTCCCGGAATCGGGTGCGAACGTCATCACCACCGACAACTCGGACTGGGCGACCAACTGCCCCGAATACAAGGTCACCGCGGTCGAGGTGACCCGCGTGTCCCAGCCGTCGGAATGGCAGCAGCGCTACCGCGACTTCTCGCAGCAGCAGATCGGGCTGCTGCCGAAGAAGCGCGAGAAGGTCTGA
- the modB gene encoding molybdate ABC transporter permease subunit, with the protein MSDIELDALLLSLRVGLASTALCLPFALGVAWLLSRTRLPGRALLDGIVHAPLVLPPVVIGYLLLISLGTRAPLGAWLKNTFGIQLIFTTEGVVVAAAVMAFPLMVRAIRLSLDGVDRGLELAARTLGASRIDVLCTITLPMMLPGILSGAMMAFAASLGEFGATITFASNIEGETRTLPLAIYTATQTPDGDAIALRLVGLSMALAVAAIILSEWLNRRTQRWLGRP; encoded by the coding sequence ATGAGCGACATCGAACTGGACGCCCTGCTGCTCAGCCTCCGTGTCGGGCTGGCCAGTACCGCACTGTGCCTGCCTTTCGCGCTGGGCGTCGCCTGGCTGCTGTCACGCACCCGCCTGCCCGGTCGCGCCCTGCTCGACGGCATCGTGCATGCGCCGCTGGTACTGCCGCCGGTGGTGATCGGCTACCTGCTGCTGATCTCGCTGGGCACGCGCGCGCCGCTCGGCGCCTGGCTGAAGAACACTTTCGGCATCCAGCTCATCTTCACCACCGAAGGCGTAGTGGTGGCCGCAGCGGTGATGGCTTTTCCGCTGATGGTGCGCGCGATCCGGCTGTCGCTGGATGGCGTCGACCGCGGCCTTGAACTGGCCGCACGTACGTTGGGCGCCAGCCGTATCGACGTGCTGTGCACGATCACGCTGCCGATGATGCTGCCGGGCATCCTGTCCGGCGCGATGATGGCCTTTGCCGCCAGTCTCGGCGAGTTCGGCGCCACCATCACCTTCGCCTCCAATATCGAAGGCGAAACGCGCACGCTGCCGCTGGCCATCTATACGGCCACGCAGACACCGGACGGCGATGCCATCGCGCTGCGCCTGGTCGGCCTTTCGATGGCGCTTGCCGTCGCCGCGATCATCCTGTCGGAATGGCTGAACCGGCGCACGCAGCGCTGGCTGGGGCGACCATGA
- a CDS encoding cysteine hydrolase family protein, whose product MSSLTTLRDLMGLGHEPGLLADAALVMIDCQNTYREGVMQLSGVEAALLEARRVLDRARELGRPVIHIQHDAGPGTPYDVNAAIGRIADIVAPQAGETVIIKHYPNSFVQTPLDEELKKLGVKQLVLAGFMTHMCVNSTARGAFNLGYAPTVVAAATATRDLPLADGSSVPAATVQAASIATMRDLFAAIAPSADALVR is encoded by the coding sequence ATGAGTTCACTGACGACGCTGCGCGACCTGATGGGTCTCGGCCACGAACCGGGCCTGCTTGCCGACGCCGCCCTGGTGATGATCGATTGCCAGAACACCTACCGTGAAGGCGTCATGCAGCTCTCCGGCGTCGAGGCCGCACTGCTCGAAGCACGCCGCGTGCTCGACCGTGCGCGCGAACTCGGCCGCCCGGTCATCCACATCCAGCACGACGCCGGTCCGGGCACGCCCTACGACGTCAATGCCGCGATCGGTCGCATCGCCGACATCGTCGCGCCGCAGGCCGGTGAAACGGTGATCATCAAGCACTACCCGAACAGCTTCGTGCAGACCCCGCTCGACGAGGAACTGAAGAAGCTGGGCGTGAAGCAGCTCGTGCTGGCCGGATTCATGACGCATATGTGCGTGAACTCCACCGCGCGCGGTGCCTTCAACCTCGGCTACGCACCCACCGTGGTCGCTGCCGCTACCGCCACGCGCGACCTGCCGCTGGCCGATGGCAGCTCGGTCCCCGCCGCCACGGTGCAAGCCGCCAGCATCGCGACGATGCGCGACCTGTTCGCCGCGATCGCGCCAAGCGCCGACGCGCTGGTGCGCTGA
- the modC gene encoding molybdenum ABC transporter ATP-binding protein — translation MAEPAHAALAGATMIELRFGTRLGALDLDVDVTLPSRGVSAIFGRSGAGKSSLINAVAGIVRPSRGRIAVGDRVFFDADAGIDLPIEARGVGYVFQDARLFPHLSVAGNLRYGLKRARGPRPVDWDSVIDVLGLAHLLDRRPHHLSGGEKQRIALGRALLSQPGLLLMDEPLASLDAPRKAEVLPYIERLAQEFALPVLYVSHSIEEVTRLADHLVIVSEGRTVASGELADIMSRPEHSPLIGRYEAGSVLDCTVLQHNDDYALTTLRFTDGQLRVPRIDLDPGCAVRVRIRARDVALALSRPMDVSIVNKLPGRVIGITPREGPYADVAVDLGSSSLRALVTRESCDRLGLQPGTAVWVMVKSVALDSRSVGFNRRPRPDAAQAPSAAD, via the coding sequence ATGGCTGAACCGGCGCACGCAGCGCTGGCTGGGGCGACCATGATCGAACTGCGCTTCGGCACACGGCTGGGGGCGCTCGACCTCGACGTCGACGTCACGCTGCCGTCGCGCGGCGTCAGCGCCATCTTCGGCCGCAGCGGCGCCGGCAAGAGCAGTCTGATCAACGCGGTGGCGGGCATCGTGCGACCGTCACGCGGACGCATCGCGGTCGGCGACCGCGTGTTCTTCGACGCCGACGCCGGCATCGACCTGCCGATCGAGGCGCGCGGCGTCGGCTACGTGTTCCAGGACGCACGGCTGTTTCCGCACCTGTCGGTCGCCGGCAACCTGCGTTACGGCCTGAAGCGCGCGCGCGGTCCGCGCCCGGTGGACTGGGACAGCGTGATCGACGTGCTCGGTCTCGCCCACCTGCTTGACCGCCGACCGCATCACCTGTCCGGCGGCGAGAAGCAGCGGATAGCACTCGGCCGCGCGCTGCTGAGTCAGCCAGGGCTGCTGCTGATGGACGAACCGCTCGCTTCGCTCGACGCGCCACGCAAGGCAGAGGTACTGCCGTATATCGAACGGCTGGCGCAGGAGTTCGCGCTGCCCGTGCTGTACGTGAGCCATTCGATCGAGGAGGTGACGCGGCTGGCCGACCATCTGGTCATCGTCAGCGAAGGCCGCACTGTCGCCAGTGGCGAACTGGCCGACATCATGTCGCGCCCCGAGCACTCACCGCTGATCGGTCGCTACGAAGCGGGCTCGGTGCTCGACTGCACGGTGCTGCAGCACAACGACGACTACGCTCTGACCACGCTGCGCTTCACCGACGGCCAGTTGCGCGTGCCGCGCATCGACCTCGACCCGGGCTGCGCGGTGCGTGTGCGCATCCGCGCCCGCGACGTGGCTCTCGCGCTGTCGCGACCGATGGATGTGTCCATCGTGAACAAGCTGCCGGGACGTGTCATCGGCATCACGCCCCGCGAAGGTCCATATGCCGATGTCGCCGTCGATCTGGGCAGCAGTTCGCTGCGCGCGCTGGTCACGCGCGAATCGTGCGACCGGCTCGGCCTGCAGCCGGGCACCGCGGTATGGGTGATGGTGAAATCGGTGGCGCTGGACAGCCGCAGCGTTGGCTTCAACCGACGTCCGCGTCCTGACGCTGCGCAGGCACCGTCGGCTGCGGATTGA
- a CDS encoding winged helix-turn-helix domain-containing protein, giving the protein MNRPDDPLPRSTASLRLHFHNGERLGPGKIELLEHLARERSISGAARAMGMAYRRAWLLIDDMNRMFAEPVVKTYPGRSQGAGGAELTPFGERLIAVFRAAERRTADAVALQLRELDEALNPQPTVPAQRQDADVG; this is encoded by the coding sequence ATGAACCGTCCAGACGATCCGCTGCCGCGCTCCACTGCTTCGCTGCGCCTGCATTTCCACAATGGCGAGCGGCTGGGGCCGGGCAAGATTGAACTGCTCGAGCATCTGGCGCGCGAGCGGTCGATCTCCGGTGCGGCGCGTGCGATGGGCATGGCCTATCGGCGTGCCTGGCTGCTGATCGACGACATGAACCGCATGTTCGCCGAGCCGGTGGTGAAGACCTACCCAGGGCGCTCGCAGGGCGCCGGTGGTGCCGAACTGACGCCGTTCGGCGAGCGGCTGATCGCGGTGTTCCGCGCCGCCGAGCGACGAACGGCCGACGCGGTCGCGCTGCAGCTGCGCGAACTGGACGAAGCGCTCAATCCGCAGCCGACGGTGCCTGCGCAGCGTCAGGACGCGGACGTCGGTTGA
- a CDS encoding formate dehydrogenase beta subunit — MNTRIYVPVDSTALSLGADKVAQAIAAEAAKRGIAIELVRNGSRGAFFLEPLVEVQTPAGRVAYGPVQPKDVAALFDAGFVTGGSHALSLGLTDEIGYLKNQERLTSARIGLTDPLSLDDYIDHGGFVGLDNALAMSGADVVKEVTESGLRGRGGAAFPTGIKWNTVLGAVADRKYVVCNADEGDSGTFSDRMIMEGDPYCLIEGMTIAGIAVGATQGYIYLRSEYPHAFATLKEAIHRARAAGWLGDNVRNSGKAFELEVRLGAGAYICGEETSLLESLEGKRGIVRFKPPLPAHEGLFGKPTVINNVISLASVPTILAQGGAFYRDFGMGRSRGTLPFQLAGNIKRGGLVEKAFGVTMNELIHDFGGGTLSGRPVRAVQVGGPLGAYVPASQFDLPLDYEEYAKHGAMIGHGGIVVFDDTVDMAHMARYAMEFCAIESCGKCTPCRIGSTRGVEVIDRIVANEQRGRNIALLQSLCDTMLNGSLCALGGMAPYPVLSALNHFPEDFGVDKTEAA, encoded by the coding sequence ATGAACACCCGCATCTACGTCCCCGTCGATTCCACCGCGCTGTCGCTGGGCGCTGACAAGGTGGCGCAGGCCATTGCTGCCGAGGCGGCAAAGCGCGGCATCGCGATCGAGCTGGTACGCAATGGCTCGCGCGGCGCCTTCTTCCTCGAACCGCTGGTCGAGGTGCAGACCCCCGCCGGCCGCGTGGCCTACGGCCCGGTGCAGCCGAAGGATGTCGCCGCGCTGTTCGACGCCGGCTTCGTCACCGGTGGCTCGCATGCGCTGTCACTCGGCCTGACCGACGAGATCGGCTATCTGAAGAACCAGGAACGCCTGACCAGCGCGCGCATCGGCCTCACCGACCCCTTGAGCCTGGACGACTACATCGACCACGGCGGCTTCGTCGGCCTGGACAACGCGCTGGCGATGAGCGGCGCCGACGTGGTGAAGGAAGTGACGGAATCCGGTCTGCGCGGCCGCGGCGGCGCAGCCTTTCCGACCGGCATCAAGTGGAACACCGTGCTCGGCGCGGTCGCCGACCGCAAATACGTGGTGTGCAACGCCGACGAGGGCGACTCCGGCACCTTCTCCGACCGCATGATCATGGAGGGCGACCCCTACTGCCTGATCGAAGGCATGACCATCGCCGGCATCGCGGTCGGCGCGACCCAGGGCTACATCTACCTGCGCTCGGAGTATCCGCACGCTTTCGCCACGCTGAAGGAAGCCATCCACCGGGCACGCGCCGCCGGGTGGCTGGGCGACAACGTACGCAACTCCGGCAAGGCCTTCGAACTGGAGGTGCGCCTCGGTGCGGGCGCTTACATCTGCGGTGAAGAAACGTCGCTGCTGGAAAGCCTCGAAGGCAAGCGCGGCATCGTGCGCTTCAAGCCGCCGCTGCCGGCGCACGAAGGCCTGTTCGGCAAGCCGACGGTCATCAACAACGTCATTTCGCTCGCCTCCGTGCCCACCATCCTGGCCCAGGGCGGCGCCTTCTACCGCGACTTCGGCATGGGCCGCTCACGCGGCACCCTGCCCTTCCAGCTCGCCGGCAACATCAAACGCGGCGGTCTGGTCGAGAAGGCTTTCGGCGTGACCATGAACGAGCTCATCCACGACTTCGGCGGCGGCACGCTGTCCGGCCGTCCGGTGCGCGCGGTGCAGGTCGGCGGACCGCTCGGCGCCTACGTACCGGCGTCGCAGTTCGACCTGCCGCTCGACTACGAGGAATACGCCAAGCACGGCGCGATGATCGGCCACGGCGGCATCGTGGTGTTCGACGACACGGTCGACATGGCGCACATGGCCCGCTACGCGATGGAGTTCTGCGCCATCGAATCCTGCGGCAAGTGCACGCCCTGCCGCATCGGCTCGACACGCGGCGTCGAGGTGATCGACCGCATCGTCGCCAACGAGCAGCGCGGCAGGAACATCGCGCTGCTGCAGTCGCTGTGCGACACCATGCTGAATGGATCGCTGTGCGCGCTCGGCGGCATGGCGCCCTACCCGGTGCTGTCGGCACTGAACCATTTCCCCGAAGACTTCGGCGTCGACAAGACCGAAGCGGCTTGA
- the fdhD gene encoding formate dehydrogenase accessory sulfurtransferase FdhD, whose translation MGGPLLVCDEAGEMSSDTVLHPAQRLRSAVRVSGGVRTASVECVAEEVPVAMVYNGISHAVMLATPADLEDFGTGFSLAEGIVARASEIHDIDTAHHVDGIEVRMQVSNRAFEALKARRRSLAGRTGCGLCGVDSLVQVSREVKPVAARPSVDEAAIHRAFVALGEGQALHALTGSVHAAAWAHADGSLFAVREDVGRHNALDKLIGAVALAGVDTAQGFAVVTSRASYEMVLKLASIGGGLLAAISAPTGLAIDLAGRTGVTLCGFVRDGRMAIYTEPRTSTATRTE comes from the coding sequence ATGGGCGGTCCGCTGCTCGTCTGCGATGAAGCGGGTGAAATGAGCAGCGACACCGTGCTGCATCCGGCGCAGCGGCTGCGCAGCGCCGTGCGTGTCAGCGGGGGCGTGCGCACCGCCAGCGTCGAATGCGTGGCCGAAGAGGTGCCGGTGGCCATGGTGTACAACGGCATTTCGCACGCGGTCATGCTGGCCACGCCGGCCGATCTCGAAGACTTCGGCACTGGCTTCAGTCTGGCTGAAGGCATCGTCGCGCGCGCATCGGAGATCCACGACATCGACACGGCGCACCACGTCGATGGCATCGAGGTGCGCATGCAGGTGTCGAACCGCGCCTTCGAAGCGCTGAAGGCGCGCCGCCGCTCGCTGGCCGGACGCACCGGCTGCGGGCTGTGCGGGGTGGACAGCCTCGTCCAGGTGTCGCGCGAAGTGAAACCGGTGGCCGCGCGACCGTCGGTCGATGAAGCCGCCATCCACCGCGCCTTCGTCGCCCTGGGCGAAGGGCAGGCGCTGCACGCGCTGACCGGTTCGGTGCACGCCGCCGCCTGGGCGCACGCCGACGGCTCGCTGTTCGCGGTGCGCGAGGACGTCGGTCGGCACAACGCGCTGGACAAGCTGATCGGCGCCGTCGCACTGGCCGGCGTCGACACCGCACAGGGTTTCGCGGTCGTCACCAGCCGCGCCAGTTACGAAATGGTGCTCAAGCTCGCCAGCATCGGCGGCGGCCTGCTGGCCGCCATCTCGGCGCCGACCGGGCTGGCCATCGATCTGGCCGGGCGCACGGGCGTCACGCTGTGCGGCTTCGTCCGCGACGGCCGCATGGCGATCTACACCGAACCCCGAACCAGTACAGCAACGCGAACGGAATAG